From Flavipsychrobacter sp., a single genomic window includes:
- a CDS encoding T9SS type A sorting domain-containing protein encodes MKKVTSYIVVLLLLSAAVTTAQPVRPLYQVHYDKSTQPSGTKLYINDSTVYVYVPGSMRGSTPMCDTVHYDSLKRYAVDPSTLKATLTSVYVRLYNSNNQLLKYTITGKDVGGWKEMMRFEWSYSNGMVSNYKEYYDLYDNNSGNFYYGLAAERRYSYNTNGTVSLMDLFADQGYIGLPLMHTSKTYYKYNSKSIKIADSLLNNIGGTWKHAKFTEYLYNSNDSLIQVDEYGISGGTTKSLSATTYYFYNAKGELMGDSVRTDIPNRPINPRMHFYSRDTSGKIVNESLIMPKSSGNQFIYTEYKYHNNGHVNMVRWGASKTLTQVTFADSTLYYYSWTPTAVPQASSISQELILYPNPATDVLHIDSKVLFDKGYIYNNMGQLVKEINANTTQVDVSMLPAGNYVLQLINSNSQVQRNFVVVK; translated from the coding sequence ATGAAAAAGGTTACATCCTATATTGTGGTGTTATTGTTGCTATCGGCAGCAGTAACTACAGCACAGCCCGTGCGCCCGCTGTATCAGGTGCATTACGATAAAAGTACCCAACCATCGGGCACTAAGTTGTATATAAACGACTCTACGGTTTATGTATATGTGCCGGGCTCTATGCGGGGGAGCACGCCTATGTGCGATACGGTGCATTATGATTCGCTCAAGCGATATGCGGTAGATCCATCTACACTAAAGGCAACACTCACGAGTGTATATGTGCGATTGTACAACAGTAACAACCAGCTATTGAAGTATACCATCACGGGTAAAGATGTAGGCGGGTGGAAAGAGATGATGAGGTTTGAGTGGAGCTATAGCAATGGTATGGTGAGCAACTATAAAGAGTACTACGACCTCTACGATAATAACTCGGGCAACTTTTACTATGGCCTAGCTGCGGAGAGGCGCTACAGTTATAATACAAATGGTACAGTAAGTTTGATGGACCTCTTTGCAGACCAAGGGTATATAGGGCTGCCGTTAATGCATACATCTAAAACCTACTATAAGTACAATAGTAAAAGCATTAAGATAGCCGATAGCCTCCTGAACAATATAGGCGGTACATGGAAGCATGCCAAGTTTACCGAGTATCTATACAACAGTAATGACAGCCTGATACAAGTGGATGAATATGGCATCAGCGGAGGCACTACAAAATCGCTGAGTGCTACTACTTACTACTTCTACAATGCCAAAGGTGAGCTTATGGGAGATAGCGTGCGAACGGATATACCAAACCGTCCTATTAATCCCAGAATGCATTTCTACTCACGTGATACCTCAGGGAAAATTGTAAATGAAAGTCTCATCATGCCTAAGTCGTCTGGTAATCAATTTATCTATACCGAGTATAAATACCATAACAACGGACACGTAAATATGGTAAGGTGGGGAGCAAGCAAAACACTTACACAAGTAACCTTTGCCGATAGTACTTTGTATTATTATTCGTGGACGCCGACTGCTGTACCACAGGCATCTTCCATTTCACAAGAGCTTATACTTTATCCCAACCCAGCTACTGACGTTTTGCATATTGATAGCAAAGTACTCTTTGATAAAGGTTATATCTACAACAATATGGGGCAGCTGGTAAAAGAAATAAATGCT
- a CDS encoding cold shock domain-containing protein — MGQETMGKKEREKKKRLKKQRKAEEKQERKENNNKGKSLDDMMVYLDENGNLSDTPPDPSKIKEMNLEDIQLGAAPVEELNPEDLIRKGVIKYFNEEKGYGFINDLKSQESIFVHINNANEPLKERDKVTFETEQGVKGLVAVNVKKAN; from the coding sequence ATGGGTCAGGAGACAATGGGAAAAAAAGAGAGAGAGAAGAAAAAAAGGTTGAAAAAACAGAGAAAAGCAGAGGAAAAACAAGAACGTAAAGAAAATAACAACAAAGGCAAGTCGCTTGACGACATGATGGTTTATTTAGATGAGAATGGCAACCTTTCTGACACTCCACCTGATCCAAGCAAGATAAAGGAAATGAACCTAGAAGATATTCAACTAGGTGCAGCACCTGTAGAGGAGTTGAACCCTGAAGATCTGATCCGTAAAGGCGTTATCAAATACTTCAACGAAGAGAAAGGCTACGGTTTTATTAACGACCTTAAGAGCCAAGAAAGCATCTTTGTACACATCAACAATGCCAACGAGCCATTGAAAGAGCGTGATAAAGTAACCTTTGAAACAGAGCAAGGCGTGAAAGGACTAGTAGCTGTAAATGTGAAAAAGGCGAATTAA
- a CDS encoding PBSX family phage terminase large subunit, whose protein sequence is MNALDNYASSLFTNLFHTLWTITTRFVINYGGTGSGKSFSTAQKEVIIAADRPLKTLVIRKVGSTLRDSVIPSFRARISELGLHEQFAFNKTDRILTHKENGSQIIFRGLDDPEKLKSFEGLHRILIEEASELDFEDFAELNRRARGVDDIQITLSFNPIHEDHWLKKHFFDQALPDTQIIHSTYKDNPHLTEVDRQQIEQMRLYDHNQYRIYALGEWGLRTNDAPWLFAFDRDKHIAPELSFLPSYPVYLSFDFNRQPLTCVAIQMSPHKGKRDSFIHIIREFAVEHQLSELCQQIRATYPASILYVTGDASGSRGDIGFDQKHSTYYQMIRSYLRLSPKQLALNSRNLQHHDSRLLINTLFAEYPNLRISKAHCPKLINDCIIARIDDDSPRPGTLRKDRSIYKMDLFDAMRYFFQTYFKEYAERVVLGKINSG, encoded by the coding sequence ATGAACGCGCTCGACAACTATGCATCTTCCCTCTTCACCAACCTCTTTCATACCCTATGGACCATCACTACTCGCTTTGTGATCAACTATGGTGGCACAGGTAGCGGCAAGAGTTTTAGTACTGCGCAGAAAGAGGTCATCATCGCTGCCGACCGTCCGCTGAAAACCCTCGTGATACGTAAAGTAGGCTCTACCCTGCGCGACTCGGTCATCCCTTCTTTCCGTGCCCGCATTAGCGAGCTGGGACTGCACGAGCAGTTTGCCTTCAACAAGACCGACCGTATACTCACCCACAAAGAGAACGGCTCGCAAATTATCTTTCGCGGCTTGGACGACCCAGAGAAGCTCAAGTCCTTCGAAGGGCTGCACCGCATACTCATAGAAGAAGCCAGCGAACTGGACTTTGAAGACTTTGCCGAGCTCAACCGCCGTGCGCGTGGTGTGGACGATATACAGATCACCCTCAGCTTCAACCCCATACACGAAGACCACTGGCTCAAGAAACACTTCTTCGACCAAGCCCTGCCCGACACGCAAATCATCCACAGCACTTATAAAGACAACCCTCACCTTACCGAAGTAGACCGCCAGCAGATAGAACAAATGCGCCTATACGACCACAACCAATACCGCATCTATGCATTGGGAGAATGGGGACTGCGCACCAACGATGCCCCTTGGCTCTTTGCCTTCGATCGTGATAAACACATAGCCCCCGAGCTGTCCTTCCTGCCCAGCTATCCCGTGTACCTCTCGTTCGACTTCAACCGCCAGCCCCTCACCTGCGTGGCGATACAAATGAGCCCCCACAAGGGCAAGCGCGATAGCTTCATCCACATCATCCGTGAGTTTGCCGTAGAGCACCAGCTCAGTGAACTCTGCCAGCAGATACGCGCCACCTACCCCGCCAGCATCCTCTACGTCACGGGCGATGCCAGTGGCTCGCGTGGCGATATAGGCTTCGACCAGAAGCACAGCACCTACTACCAGATGATACGCAGCTACCTACGCCTCAGCCCCAAGCAGCTGGCGCTCAACTCGCGCAACCTACAGCACCACGATAGCCGCCTGCTCATCAACACCCTCTTTGCCGAGTACCCCAACCTGCGCATCAGCAAGGCACACTGCCCCAAGCTCATCAACGACTGCATCATAGCCCGTATAGACGACGACAGCCCACGCCCCGGCACCCTGCGCAAAGACCGCAGCATCTACAAGATGGACCTCTTCGATGCCATGCGCTACTTCTTCCAGACCTACTTTAAGGAATATGCCGAGCGGGTGGTGTTGGGGAAAATAAATAGTGGGTAG
- a CDS encoding ATP-binding protein: MAQNSFNLMNLNFSISPRILSHLGEDLIKNESIALFELIKNSYDACATKCTVDFHFSGSKLTKLTIKDDGSGMDKNIIETVWLVVGTDNKKNSLKLNECGRVPLGEKGIGRLGIHKLGNKIRLISKTITGKEVELNIDWNNLQSAKSIKDFSIELTESPTPLTFKNSTGLKIEIEDLKTGWDRRQLREVYRNITSLNSPFSDGNDSFSVIATSNTNVFEGLPNFEDIKNNALYFAHCKMDGSTITEFNYEFKPWDTLEKIDKGRQVSTKDLLDEDKIIKKWNENDRVYEDIDLKEHNIGPIEFDLIIFDTDSQIFSFVNTEKKALKDYLKENGGIRVYRDGVRVYNYGERDNDWLGIDLKRVRRVGGNISNNIAIGSVKLNRTLSTGLTEKTNREGFIENESYFNFTEAVNYALSLIVRERNIDKSLLSTLYKKHKAIEPVLSDLNELSLLVEEKIKSPEVKNEILDYLYRINSQYKEVKEILIKSANAGLNLGVVIHEIDKLIAQLTGCIERNEKDKAISLSLSLEKIIRGYSTMLKKSSIKKAPLNKIVQTALDNYEFRFLDHSITVMSNWKDSDLEAYYAEAEATSVLTNLLDNAIFWLGYAKKEDRHISVYITDQITGYNSIIVSDNGPGFNLPYSVAIEPFQTGKPHNIGSGLGLHVANEMMVAMKGKLLFITDENDIDFPNKVKSKKVNKAIIALCFPKEKK; this comes from the coding sequence ATGGCACAAAACTCATTTAATTTAATGAATCTTAATTTCTCAATATCTCCTCGTATTTTATCTCACTTAGGTGAAGATTTAATAAAAAATGAAAGCATTGCTTTATTTGAATTAATAAAAAATTCATATGATGCTTGTGCAACTAAATGTACAGTAGATTTTCACTTTTCAGGCTCTAAGTTAACCAAACTCACTATTAAAGATGATGGTTCAGGGATGGATAAGAACATAATAGAAACTGTATGGTTAGTCGTAGGTACGGATAACAAGAAAAACTCTTTAAAACTTAACGAATGCGGCCGAGTACCTCTAGGAGAAAAAGGCATAGGGAGATTGGGGATACATAAACTTGGCAATAAGATTCGCTTAATATCCAAAACAATAACTGGGAAAGAAGTTGAATTAAATATAGATTGGAACAACTTACAATCAGCAAAATCAATAAAAGACTTTTCAATTGAGTTAACAGAATCTCCTACTCCGTTAACATTTAAAAATTCTACAGGTTTAAAAATAGAAATAGAAGATTTAAAAACTGGCTGGGACAGAAGACAACTTAGGGAAGTATATCGAAATATCACGTCATTAAATAGTCCCTTTTCTGATGGAAATGATTCATTTAGTGTTATAGCAACAAGTAATACAAATGTATTTGAAGGACTACCTAATTTTGAAGACATTAAGAATAATGCTCTATACTTCGCACATTGCAAAATGGATGGCTCTACTATAACCGAATTCAATTACGAATTTAAACCATGGGATACACTTGAGAAAATTGACAAAGGACGTCAAGTATCTACTAAAGACCTCTTAGACGAAGATAAAATAATAAAAAAATGGAATGAGAATGATAGAGTTTATGAAGACATAGACCTTAAAGAACACAATATAGGACCTATTGAATTTGACTTAATAATATTTGATACCGATTCTCAAATATTCAGCTTTGTAAATACAGAAAAGAAAGCGTTAAAAGACTACTTAAAAGAGAATGGAGGCATAAGGGTGTACCGTGATGGAGTTAGAGTATATAATTATGGAGAACGAGATAACGATTGGTTGGGCATAGATTTAAAAAGAGTTAGACGTGTTGGAGGAAACATTAGTAACAATATTGCCATAGGGTCAGTTAAGTTAAACAGAACTCTTAGTACTGGGCTAACGGAAAAAACCAATCGTGAAGGATTTATCGAAAATGAATCTTATTTCAACTTTACAGAGGCTGTAAATTATGCTCTCTCCTTAATAGTTCGAGAAAGAAACATAGACAAATCATTACTTTCTACTTTATATAAAAAGCATAAGGCTATAGAGCCTGTACTATCAGACTTAAACGAGCTATCATTATTAGTTGAAGAAAAAATCAAGTCACCTGAAGTAAAAAACGAGATTTTAGACTACTTGTATAGAATCAATAGCCAATATAAAGAAGTAAAAGAGATATTAATCAAGAGTGCTAATGCAGGACTAAATTTAGGTGTAGTAATTCATGAAATAGACAAACTAATTGCCCAACTGACAGGTTGTATTGAAAGGAATGAGAAAGATAAGGCCATTAGTTTATCACTTTCACTAGAAAAAATAATTAGGGGCTATTCAACTATGCTTAAAAAGTCAAGTATTAAGAAAGCCCCCCTCAATAAGATTGTTCAGACTGCATTAGACAATTATGAATTTAGATTTCTTGATCATTCAATAACAGTTATGAGCAACTGGAAAGATAGCGATCTTGAGGCATATTATGCCGAAGCTGAAGCTACTTCTGTATTAACAAACCTATTAGACAATGCCATATTTTGGCTTGGCTATGCTAAAAAAGAAGACCGGCATATATCAGTATATATAACGGACCAAATAACGGGTTATAACTCCATAATAGTATCAGACAATGGTCCAGGCTTCAACCTTCCTTATTCTGTTGCTATTGAGCCATTTCAAACAGGCAAACCACATAATATAGGGTCAGGTCTAGGCCTACATGTAGCAAATGAAATGATGGTAGCGATGAAAGGTAAACTCTTATTTATAACCGATGAAAACGACATTGATTTCCCAAATAAGGTTAAAAGCAAAAAAGTTAACAAGGCTATTATCGCCTTGTGCTTCCCTAAAGAAAAAAAATAA
- a CDS encoding ATP-binding protein produces MANNSATVENKQHEDLKALVASLDDIVFALDATYTFRDVWVRDESVLFMPKSEFLEKTIPEVMGPLAPAMTALVDKVLHSAQEQELRYRHLDPAVDKHYRVRANVYKRSTNPEETRIILMVREVTEQVKQERALAETRAKLERSNSLMEDSQRISSTGGWDFNIATGEVYWTDETYRIYDKPLGSTITYEVAVSLYIKEDNQKLMQLVTKAIEDHLPYEAVLKTTTGKTIHVFGVPIVEDGKAVRLHGAVRDITDKMLSRQELILAKEQAEAAALAKTQFLSIMSHEIRTPLNGIIGIANLLGLNPTEEQKELVDNLIFSSNHLLELVNDILDLNKIESDKLELIMDVVNVRQLADSIKLQFKEFAGNRGIQLEVEVGDLVPNAVVADPVRLGQILNNLVSNAIKFTEEGGVHIGIRRVNQTDDKVSIRFSVRDTGIGISEEDQKRVFDQFQQVQEAHNRKQSGTGLGLAIVKRLVALCGGAIHMKSKKGEGTEFWFELTLDLPKQDAKGKDRTITSHTEHKEAFGQMNLLLVEDNPVNTLVATKQLEHFGIKPDTASNGVQALELMPNKEYDIALVDLHMPEMDGFQLAAHIRSSYPKVHIVVFTADIMQEAKERLAQLNVHDILNKPFVPQQMLNILLKVLHAKEQ; encoded by the coding sequence ATGGCAAACAACTCCGCTACTGTTGAAAATAAACAACATGAAGATCTAAAGGCGCTCGTTGCTTCTTTAGATGATATCGTTTTTGCATTAGATGCCACCTATACCTTTCGTGATGTGTGGGTGCGCGATGAGTCGGTACTCTTCATGCCCAAGAGCGAGTTTTTAGAAAAGACCATACCCGAAGTGATGGGACCGCTTGCCCCTGCCATGACAGCACTGGTAGACAAAGTGTTGCATAGTGCTCAGGAGCAGGAGCTACGCTACAGGCATTTAGACCCTGCTGTTGACAAGCACTACCGTGTGCGTGCCAATGTATACAAACGCTCGACCAATCCCGAGGAGACTAGGATAATCCTCATGGTGCGCGAAGTGACCGAACAGGTAAAACAAGAGCGTGCCCTTGCAGAGACCCGTGCTAAACTAGAGCGTAGCAACTCGCTGATGGAAGATAGCCAGCGTATAAGTAGCACAGGTGGTTGGGATTTCAACATAGCTACAGGAGAAGTGTATTGGACGGATGAGACCTATCGTATCTATGATAAACCGTTGGGGTCTACGATTACCTATGAGGTGGCAGTAAGCCTATATATAAAGGAAGACAACCAAAAGCTGATGCAGCTGGTAACAAAGGCTATAGAAGATCATCTCCCTTATGAGGCGGTGCTAAAAACTACCACAGGTAAAACCATTCATGTATTTGGTGTGCCTATAGTAGAAGATGGAAAGGCGGTAAGACTGCATGGCGCTGTGCGCGATATAACCGATAAGATGTTGTCTCGCCAAGAACTAATACTGGCTAAGGAACAGGCAGAGGCTGCAGCACTTGCCAAAACACAGTTCCTCTCCATCATGAGCCATGAGATACGCACCCCACTGAATGGTATTATAGGTATTGCCAACCTGCTGGGGCTGAACCCTACAGAAGAGCAAAAAGAACTGGTGGACAATTTGATATTCTCCAGCAACCATCTACTGGAGCTGGTGAATGATATACTGGATCTGAACAAGATAGAAAGCGACAAGCTGGAGCTGATCATGGATGTGGTGAACGTTCGTCAGCTGGCAGATAGTATAAAACTACAGTTCAAAGAATTTGCAGGCAATAGAGGTATACAACTAGAAGTAGAGGTAGGCGATCTTGTGCCCAATGCCGTAGTGGCCGACCCTGTGCGACTGGGGCAGATACTGAACAACTTAGTGAGCAATGCCATCAAATTTACTGAAGAGGGTGGCGTGCATATAGGTATAAGGCGAGTGAACCAAACCGATGATAAAGTAAGTATTCGTTTCTCCGTTCGCGATACGGGTATTGGTATATCAGAAGAAGATCAGAAGCGTGTGTTCGACCAGTTTCAGCAAGTGCAGGAGGCACACAACCGTAAGCAATCGGGCACGGGACTGGGGCTAGCCATCGTTAAACGATTGGTGGCCTTGTGCGGTGGTGCAATACATATGAAAAGCAAAAAAGGTGAGGGAACGGAGTTCTGGTTTGAGCTGACACTAGACTTGCCTAAGCAAGATGCTAAGGGCAAGGACAGAACCATTACCAGCCATACAGAACATAAAGAAGCCTTTGGGCAGATGAACCTGCTACTGGTAGAAGACAACCCCGTGAACACGCTGGTAGCCACCAAGCAGCTGGAGCATTTTGGCATAAAGCCCGACACGGCAAGCAACGGTGTGCAAGCGCTGGAGCTAATGCCGAATAAAGAATACGATATAGCACTGGTAGACCTGCACATGCCCGAGATGGATGGCTTTCAGCTGGCGGCACATATACGCAGTAGCTACCCTAAGGTGCATATAGTGGTGTTTACCGCAGATATAATGCAGGAGGCCAAAGAGCGCTTGGCACAGCTGAATGTGCATGATATACTGAACAAGCCTTTTGTGCCACAACAAATGCTGAACATCTTACTCAAGGTGCTGCACGCTAAGGAGCAGTAG
- a CDS encoding LamG-like jellyroll fold domain-containing protein, whose amino-acid sequence MKKLLLFFVAVLLVSTAIAQTTYHYDFFHNLKETESVGGDLTASCPGTYTTEMLPVGINRVVYNFPKACGLVFADTKGLLASGSYTIELYFSLDQIAGYNKVIDFKDRAFDDGLYNWNGHFNLYPNYTTAGSIMAANKFHYLAITRDAGTQQMRFYHDGNSIGSYVDKTNVYLYDGNQKLTFFQDDTVSKTEHSSGSIAMLRITDQPLDHTSIQNNFSNLAVSLSIKNTPQQVAASVYPNPTTQYINITNRQGHSYAITDMVGRSLKEGTIAHQTQVVNTSQLPTGVYLLQLYDKRGNKEHHVIRKE is encoded by the coding sequence ATGAAAAAACTACTACTGTTTTTCGTTGCTGTGCTACTTGTTTCTACTGCAATAGCGCAGACAACTTATCACTACGACTTTTTCCATAATCTCAAAGAGACGGAAAGCGTAGGCGGAGACCTCACTGCTTCTTGCCCCGGAACTTACACTACAGAAATGCTACCTGTTGGAATCAACCGTGTCGTCTACAATTTTCCTAAGGCATGCGGACTAGTATTTGCCGATACCAAAGGGCTACTGGCCTCAGGCAGCTACACTATTGAGCTTTACTTTAGCCTGGATCAAATTGCTGGTTACAACAAGGTAATCGACTTTAAAGATCGTGCGTTTGACGATGGGCTATACAACTGGAATGGACACTTCAACCTATACCCCAACTATACTACCGCAGGCTCTATCATGGCGGCTAATAAATTTCATTATCTGGCCATAACGCGTGATGCGGGTACTCAGCAAATGCGTTTCTATCACGATGGCAACTCCATTGGCAGCTATGTTGACAAGACCAATGTGTATCTCTATGATGGCAACCAGAAGCTTACTTTTTTCCAAGACGACACCGTGTCTAAAACCGAACACTCCAGTGGTAGCATAGCCATGCTGCGCATTACCGACCAGCCACTGGATCATACCTCTATCCAAAACAACTTTAGCAACCTTGCTGTATCCCTTAGCATTAAGAACACTCCACAGCAAGTGGCGGCTTCGGTATACCCTAACCCAACTACTCAATACATCAACATTACCAACAGGCAAGGACATAGCTATGCTATTACCGACATGGTAGGCCGTAGCCTGAAGGAAGGCACTATTGCCCACCAAACCCAAGTGGTCAATACCAGCCAGCTGCCCACAGGCGTATATCTGCTACAACTGTACGACAAGCGCGGCAATAAAGAGCATCATGTTATCAGAAAAGAATAA
- a CDS encoding S41 family peptidase: protein MPRFYYLLLLLLSLTACRAQQGRNVHDTHSREDYVADLHLLADSLWAHHPQPFAFISEPDFRQLVAEKEAMLTDKTTISAFAWICRSVTAAVGCGHTDVFFKHKMNLKPSMYFPMIVSYVDEHLYVIDPLENKDNIKAGTELLSINGVSVLTLRDQLRQHIPADGYNVNMTDWFIHNEFYSLCAYQLQFPKQYTVVAKTEGGTQEIALTATTKEPKRITYLNNCFNGLCFSVDEAKQLATITIRNFVFYDKELPKFKSFVDNCFEQIKQQDIQHVVLDLRDNRGGDPYCAVYLLQHLNDAPFQYYQSGTSMFYKDLQEKLQPLPNKFSGDLYVLTNGGCFSTTGHLCALMQEHNIGLFVGQETGATYTCNANNQNIYLPHTALFASSATQTFVANTRATDKSRGIAPHYPVAYTLQDLLHNRDAAMETVFSLIDNKTTD from the coding sequence ATGCCAAGATTCTACTACCTACTGCTATTACTACTCAGCCTTACCGCCTGCCGAGCTCAGCAGGGGCGCAATGTACACGACACCCACAGCAGGGAAGATTATGTGGCAGACCTGCACTTACTAGCAGACTCGCTTTGGGCCCATCATCCACAACCATTTGCCTTTATCTCCGAACCAGACTTTCGTCAACTAGTAGCCGAGAAAGAAGCTATGCTAACGGACAAAACAACAATAAGTGCTTTTGCATGGATATGCCGTTCTGTTACCGCAGCAGTAGGCTGTGGGCATACCGATGTTTTCTTCAAGCACAAAATGAACCTAAAACCGTCTATGTACTTCCCTATGATAGTAAGCTATGTAGACGAACACCTCTATGTGATAGACCCGCTGGAGAATAAGGACAACATAAAAGCAGGCACAGAATTGCTATCTATCAATGGCGTATCGGTACTAACCTTGCGCGATCAACTGCGCCAACACATCCCTGCTGATGGCTATAATGTAAACATGACCGATTGGTTTATCCATAACGAGTTTTATAGCCTGTGCGCTTATCAACTGCAATTCCCCAAGCAATACACTGTTGTAGCCAAAACGGAAGGCGGCACTCAAGAGATAGCTTTAACAGCTACGACCAAAGAGCCCAAACGCATCACTTATCTCAACAACTGTTTTAATGGTTTGTGCTTCTCTGTGGATGAGGCAAAACAGCTGGCTACTATTACCATACGCAACTTTGTGTTCTACGATAAGGAGTTGCCCAAGTTCAAATCCTTTGTAGATAATTGCTTTGAACAGATAAAACAACAAGACATACAACATGTGGTGCTAGACCTTCGTGACAATAGAGGCGGAGACCCATATTGCGCCGTTTACTTATTACAGCATTTAAACGATGCCCCTTTTCAATATTACCAGTCGGGCACATCAATGTTTTATAAAGACCTGCAAGAAAAGCTACAGCCATTGCCCAACAAGTTTTCGGGAGACTTGTATGTGCTCACCAATGGGGGTTGCTTCTCTACCACAGGGCATCTCTGTGCATTGATGCAGGAGCACAACATAGGCCTATTTGTAGGGCAAGAAACGGGAGCAACCTATACCTGCAATGCCAACAACCAGAATATCTATTTGCCCCACACAGCGCTTTTTGCCAGTAGTGCTACACAAACTTTTGTTGCTAATACCAGAGCTACAGATAAAAGCAGAGGCATAGCTCCACACTATCCGGTAGCCTATACCCTGCAAGACCTACTGCATAATCGCGATGCAGCAATGGAAACTGTTTTTTCTTTAATAGACAACAAGACGACAGACTAG
- a CDS encoding helix-turn-helix transcriptional regulator, with protein sequence MNREELRQALGTRIKNLRKQKGYTSYEAFAYEHDIHRVQWGRYEQGQDLYLSTLVRITKVLGVSLTEFFSDGFENL encoded by the coding sequence ATGAACAGAGAAGAGCTAAGGCAAGCACTCGGCACCCGCATCAAAAACCTACGCAAGCAAAAAGGCTATACCAGCTACGAGGCCTTCGCCTACGAGCATGATATACACCGCGTGCAGTGGGGGCGCTACGAGCAAGGGCAAGACCTCTACCTCTCCACCCTAGTGCGCATCACCAAAGTGCTGGGCGTTTCCCTCACCGAGTTTTTCTCCGATGGTTTTGAAAATTTGTAA
- a CDS encoding DUF4386 domain-containing protein, whose translation MTTNTTFSAKQYGRIAGLLYLIIIITGLFSELFVRGTLIVPNDAAATAQNIMAAPMLYRIGFLSDFIMVLCDIGVAIIFYQLLRPVSHLLALTAMLLRLAQAIIIGYNLLHYFSVLLILDSTSATGADVQQLYTQAMLQLQLHHYGYLISGIFFGVCCLLLGYLFYRSAYFTKVLGIMISLAGVGYLVDCFTNFLAPSYADLSEILLLFTAVITELTLCLWLIIKGAKTIAPSQLHD comes from the coding sequence ATGACAACCAACACTACATTTTCTGCAAAACAATATGGACGTATCGCAGGCTTGCTTTACCTCATCATTATCATCACGGGCTTGTTTAGCGAGCTCTTTGTACGCGGCACACTCATTGTACCCAACGATGCTGCAGCTACAGCACAAAACATCATGGCAGCTCCTATGCTCTACCGCATCGGCTTCTTGAGCGATTTTATCATGGTACTTTGCGATATTGGAGTGGCCATTATCTTCTACCAGCTCCTACGCCCTGTGAGCCATTTACTAGCCCTTACCGCTATGCTGCTACGCTTAGCACAAGCCATCATCATAGGCTACAACCTACTACACTACTTCTCAGTACTGCTGATACTAGACAGCACTAGTGCTACGGGGGCAGATGTGCAACAGCTATACACACAGGCTATGCTACAACTACAACTGCACCACTATGGGTACTTGATAAGTGGTATCTTCTTTGGGGTGTGCTGCCTACTACTGGGCTATCTCTTCTACCGTTCTGCTTACTTTACTAAAGTACTGGGCATCATGATATCCCTAGCGGGTGTGGGTTACTTGGTCGATTGTTTCACCAACTTTTTGGCACCAAGCTATGCTGATCTTTCCGAAATATTATTGCTCTTCACCGCAGTAATTACCGAACTAACACTATGCCTATGGCTAATTATAAAAGGGGCTAAAACCATAGCCCCTTCCCAACTGCATGACTAA